CTCGCCAGCGATACTGCGGAGTTCGGTCCCGTTACCGAGATGCTCCCCGAGGGGACGAACGCCGTCCTCCTCGTGGAATTCTATGCCGAGGACGCCGACCACGGCAAAGAGCAGGTCGCCGGGCTCCTGGCCGACCGCGTGCCGTCGGCGACGCCCGCGGCGGAGCCGACCGACGGTGCCCCGAGCAGTGACGCCGAGACGCTCGCGATCGAGGCCCTCGAGGCCTACGACGACACCGAGCGCGCGAAGCTCTGGAAGCTCCGCAAGTCCGGCCTGCCAATCTTGCTCTCGCGGACGACCGACGAGAAGCACATCTCCTTCATCGAGGACACCGCGATCCCGCCAGCGCGGCTCCCCGAATTCGTCGAGGGCTTCGAAGAGATCCTCGAGAAACACGACACCTACGCCAGTTTCTACGCTCACGCCGGCCCCGGCGTCCTCCACGTCCGGCCGCTCGTGAACACGAAGACCGAGGTGGGCCTCGAGCAACTCCACGGCATCGCAGACGACGTGACGGATCTCGTGGTCGAGTTAGAGGGGTCGGTCTCCGGCGAACACGGCGACGGCCGCGCCCGAACCCAGTGGAATCACAAACTCTACGGCGACGAGCTCTGGGAGACCTTTCAGGACCTCAAGACGGCGTTTGACCCCGACTGGATTCTGAACCCGGGGCAGGTCGTCTTCCGCGAAGACGTCTCCGCGAGCAGCGCGAGCGGAGGCTCGTCACGGAAAACCCGTGACGGTGATCCAACTGATCTGCGGGAGCACCTGCGGTTCGACCCCGACTACGAGTTCGAGACGGGGTTCGAACCCAAACTCGAATGGAACAACGATAACGGCATGCAGGGCATGGTCGAGCTCTGTCACGGCTGTGGGGGCTGTCGCGGCGAGCAAGAGACCACGGGCGGCGTGATGTGTCCGACCTACCGAGCGAGCCAAGAGGAGATCACGGCGACCCGGGGCCGGGCGAACGCGCTCCGGCAGGCCATGAGCGGTGATCTCGATCCGGACGAGGCCGTCTCCGACGAGTTCGTCGAGGAGGTGATGGGGCTCTGTATCGGCTGCAAGGGCTGTGCCATCGACTGCCCCAGCGAGGTCGACATGGCGAAGCTCAAGGCCGAAGTCACCCACGAGTACCACCAGCGCAACGGCGCGACGCTCCGAGATCGGCTCTTCGCCAACGTCGCGACCCTCTCGAAGTTGGGGAGTCAGTTCGCCCCGCTGTCGAACGCCCTGCCGAAGCTGCCGGGCGCGCGCAAGGCACTCGAGGTTACCCTCGGGATCGATGCCGACCGGCCGCTGCCGACGTTTCACGCGAAGACGTTTCGGGATTGGTTCCACGAGCGAGGCGGCGCTCGCGTCAGGGAGGCTGATGCCACCCGGAAGGTCGTCCTCTATCCTGACACCTACACTAACTACAGCCACCCCGAGGCCGGAAAGGCGGCCGTCCGCGTGCTCGAGGCCGCCGGCGTCCACGTCGCCGTCCCCGACGAACTCGGCGACACGGGCCGACCGGCGTTCTCGAAGGGGTTTCTCGAGAAGGCGGGAGACGCGGCCCGTGAGAACGTCAACGCACTCGCGCCGCGGGTCGCCGACGGTTGGGACGTAGTTGTCATCGAGCCCTCCGACGCGGTCATGTTCCAGAGCGATTACCTCGATCTGCTCTCCTCGGATGCGGCCGAAACGCTCGCCGACGCAACCTACGGCGTCTGCGAGTACATCGACAGCTTCCGGTTGGATGAGGAGATTACGTTCGGCGCGAATGCGGTGACGCATGAGCTTGTCTACCATGGCCACTGTCATCAGAAATCAGTCGCGAAGGACCACCACGCAGTCGGGGTCCTCCGGCGGGCCGGCTACGCCGTCGACCCGCTCGATTCGGGCTGCTGTGGCATGGCCGGCAGTTTCGGCTACGAGTCCGAACACGCCTCGATGAGCGACGCCATCGCCTCGATCCTGTACGACCAGGTCGACGACAGCGGCGGCGAGCGCGTCGTCGCCCCCGGAGCCTCCTGTCGCACGCAACTCGAGAACAGGCCCAACGTGTCCGAGGAGCCACCGACGCCGATCGAAGTCGTGGCCGAGGCGCTCGAGTAATCACGACTCGGGAGCAATATCTGCTGAAGACGATCGTTTGTTGCTGTCGGTCTTGGGTTGTTGCTGTTGGCCTCACTTTCTTGCTGTCGGTTTTGCACTATCTATCGAGAATACAACAATACACCCACACCCCGGGCGTCGAGTGTAGATGGACGAAAGGCTATGAGAGAGGCACTATCTGGCAGATTTAGGAATCGCTCGGATATCGATTGATCGGTTAGCATCAAATGACATGAATTAGATGGGGAAGATTTATAACTGATAGTTAGAAACAGTATCCGTACTCCATAAATATTGAAGGTGAGATAAGAGGGTGTGGATTTCTAGAAGCGCCGTTTAGCGTTTTTACGGTAGTTTTCGGCAATCTACACTCGACACCCGGGGTGTGGGTATCTCTTTCACCGCGTTCTCACGAGGCGTTCTCGTGTGACGACTGGATAAGCGCGCAGAACCCCACAGCTATGTCACAATCCAATTTCACTCGACACGAGGAAACCAGTCTGTGTGTTATATTGTGCGTAAAAGCCCTCGTTGCGCTGATTTATGCACTCTACATCCGACAACTGGTGTCTCTCAATCACTAGTCTATATATAACCCCCATCGGTACGTGACGGGTATGGAAGACGGCACCGGTAGCGAAAACGAGTCTCTCGAGGACTTCTGGGCAACGGAAGACCCGATATTCAGCCGCAAGGAACTCCTCGATATCGACCTCGTTCCGAACGAGGATCGAATTATCGGCAGAGACAGTGAAATCAAGAATGTTGCCTCGAGCATTCATCCCGCAGTGAAAGGCCAGTCTCCTCGAAATACACTCATTTATGGAAAAACGGGAACCGGCAAATCGCTTGTCGCGAAACACGTCACCAGAAGTGCCCAGCAGTATTCGGTCGAAAACGGGACGGAGCTGGGGAGAGCGTACATCGACTGTACACAGACGAAGACCGAAACACGCGTCGTGATTAATCTGGCTCAAACGCTGAACGATCCGGAGGAAACGGGCATCAGTATCCCTGTCACTGGATTATCGACTGACGTCTATTACGAGCGCTTTTGGTCGATTCTCGATCAACGCTACGATGTCGCGATCATCATTCTCGACGAAATCGACAAACTCCAAGATAGCGAGATCCTCATGCAACTGTCTCGCGCAGGGGAGGCCGGAAAACTGGACTCCTGTAATGTGGGGATTATCGCGATCAGCAACAAAATCTCGTTCAAGGAATCGCTCGATGAGCGAATCCTTAGTAGTCTGCAGGACCGTGAATTCGTGTTCCCACCATACGATGCGAATCAACTCCGCGAGATCATGTCGAATCGAGAGGATGCCTTCAGAGACGGCGTCCTTTTAGACGACGTCATCCCACTGAGTGCCGCGTTCGCTGCACAAGAGCACGGCGATGCGAGGAAGGCATTAGATATTCTCCGAAACGCCGGCGAACTGGCAAAGGACGAAGACGCCGAGGAAGTAACTGAAGATCACGTACGCAATGCTCGAGAGAGAGCCGATATCGACCGATTCTCCCAGCTCCTCGAAGGGCAACCAACGCAAATCAAGGCGTCCGTATACGCGCTGTCACTACTCGCGGAGCAACACAGCGACCGGGAAGAATTTGCGACTCGCGAGGTTTACGAGATGTACCAGACTATCACTTCAGATAGCGCTCTCGGAATCGAAACGCTCTCTCAGCGCCGAATGAGCGATAAACTCGACGAACAGGTGTTTCTCGATATTCTCGGACGGACTGAACGAGTCGGACGCGGGTACAGTAGCGGCGTGACGAATTACTACTACCTATTGGAGGATCCGTCCGTCGTACAGGCCGTTATTCACGACGATAATCGCTTTTCGGAACTCAATCGAACGTAACTAGGAGAAATTCACTCGACATCCGGGGTGGCTAGATAGATAGTAGATGGTAGATAGTAGATGGGTTTGGCAGGTGATTTCACTCGACACCTGGGGTGGAAGACAATTCAGACGGCGCTCTCTCGAGGGACGTGTCTCGCTATCACATTTCACTCGACAGTTGGGGTGTTCCTATTCGTATAGTTAGGTTATAGGGCGTCTATCCCCTGATTTAGCACACTTACATTCGACACCTGGGGTGGTAGTCCGCAGACGAGTTCACTCGATACGTGGGGTATCAGGACCTGTCCACACTCGATACTCGGCTTCGAGACGATTCATTCGACAACTGGTCTGGCTCACGGATTCGTATCGGTATCGCATTTCATTCGACAGCCGGGGTAGCATGTTCTGGAGTGGAATCGACGGCTCACGAACTCATGGCGGACGCTCGAGTGAGCGACCAAGTGGCGTTTAGACGGTGTTCGCGTTTTGACGGTGTTCAAGTTGAGAACAGGCGAGGGATGAGGCGTGTTTCGCGGACTCGAGCGCGACCCTTTTCAAACGCCACATAGCTGAGAGAAGCGGCTACCCGAGTCACCGCCCTTTCTTCGAGTCCGCTATGTCGACTCGAAACTCGATGACCGAGACCGCACCGAGTTCGGAACAGTCAGGGC
This genomic stretch from Natrinema sp. SYSU A 869 harbors:
- a CDS encoding FAD-binding and (Fe-S)-binding domain-containing protein; protein product: MSLEPSADPAADRRANYDYRSDDVDRPALVADLETIVDCEVRADSYSRELYATDASAYEMTPIAVAFPQSTADVAGILEYCAERQIPVLPRGGGTSLAGQTVNRAVVLDFTRHMNEILEIDPDGRSATAQPGTILGTLNEALAPHDLKFAPDPAWGDKSAIGGAIGNNSTGSHSLKYGKTDAYIEEVEAVLADGTVTRFGEVTVAEIGEQADPDGDLEGRIYAEVEHILEADADRIEETYPDLKRNVSGYNLDRLVAEARGNELPGGEETGEPGTVNLARLLAGSEGTLAIVTEATISLEPVPETKAVSLLCYPDLHEAMRDVVPILEHDPAAVEVLDDVLIDLASDTAEFGPVTEMLPEGTNAVLLVEFYAEDADHGKEQVAGLLADRVPSATPAAEPTDGAPSSDAETLAIEALEAYDDTERAKLWKLRKSGLPILLSRTTDEKHISFIEDTAIPPARLPEFVEGFEEILEKHDTYASFYAHAGPGVLHVRPLVNTKTEVGLEQLHGIADDVTDLVVELEGSVSGEHGDGRARTQWNHKLYGDELWETFQDLKTAFDPDWILNPGQVVFREDVSASSASGGSSRKTRDGDPTDLREHLRFDPDYEFETGFEPKLEWNNDNGMQGMVELCHGCGGCRGEQETTGGVMCPTYRASQEEITATRGRANALRQAMSGDLDPDEAVSDEFVEEVMGLCIGCKGCAIDCPSEVDMAKLKAEVTHEYHQRNGATLRDRLFANVATLSKLGSQFAPLSNALPKLPGARKALEVTLGIDADRPLPTFHAKTFRDWFHERGGARVREADATRKVVLYPDTYTNYSHPEAGKAAVRVLEAAGVHVAVPDELGDTGRPAFSKGFLEKAGDAARENVNALAPRVADGWDVVVIEPSDAVMFQSDYLDLLSSDAAETLADATYGVCEYIDSFRLDEEITFGANAVTHELVYHGHCHQKSVAKDHHAVGVLRRAGYAVDPLDSGCCGMAGSFGYESEHASMSDAIASILYDQVDDSGGERVVAPGASCRTQLENRPNVSEEPPTPIEVVAEALE
- a CDS encoding orc1/cdc6 family replication initiation protein → MEDGTGSENESLEDFWATEDPIFSRKELLDIDLVPNEDRIIGRDSEIKNVASSIHPAVKGQSPRNTLIYGKTGTGKSLVAKHVTRSAQQYSVENGTELGRAYIDCTQTKTETRVVINLAQTLNDPEETGISIPVTGLSTDVYYERFWSILDQRYDVAIIILDEIDKLQDSEILMQLSRAGEAGKLDSCNVGIIAISNKISFKESLDERILSSLQDREFVFPPYDANQLREIMSNREDAFRDGVLLDDVIPLSAAFAAQEHGDARKALDILRNAGELAKDEDAEEVTEDHVRNARERADIDRFSQLLEGQPTQIKASVYALSLLAEQHSDREEFATREVYEMYQTITSDSALGIETLSQRRMSDKLDEQVFLDILGRTERVGRGYSSGVTNYYYLLEDPSVVQAVIHDDNRFSELNRT